The following DNA comes from Alnus glutinosa chromosome 6, dhAlnGlut1.1, whole genome shotgun sequence.
ATAGTAAGATCTAgacaacccatatatatatatatagtctgcATGCGAGACATAAACATacaaatattattctttttaaagaAGCCACATGCATTACATACCCCAATTAAGGAAGcgacaaattaattaagcagACGAGAAACTTAACCACAGCCCTAGCTAGCTATGATCATAGACTAGGAAACGAAAATAGCACAAACGTACACATTGCCCGCACCAAATTAAAACATACATAATAAAACCCCAAACCATCCGATCAATGTCGGTCTTTGACGTAAAATCTACACAATTATCCGTTGTCCGAAAAGTACCGTAGAACGACAAATCATGAAGAATCTCTGTCCAGTTCCACTTTTGCACGTGTACTCAAGGATTTTGATAGTATGATCTCCTTGCCTTAACTTATtagctttaaaaaaatcacGCCACCCTCGGCCGGTGAGATAAGGTTTGCCATCTCTTATAAGGAAGACCATTGTCAAGGGATTCAAGCCAGCATCAAGGAAAGAAATATCATATTCCTTTTTACAATTAGCCTGTTCACTTTCATTTGAAGGAGAACCAAAAGCTTGGGGACAGATTCTGTGAGCAGCTGAGCCCGTTACGTAGAGTCTAGAGGAttctttcttgtcattttcTGTCAACTCCCTGACGTACACCTCTTCAGGGTCAAAATAATCACTTAGTACTACTACTGGAGCCATGGTCGAATTCGCTTTCTGCCGATACtacaattaattttcaaatcagAAGAACAAGACAGATTAGTGACAAAGTAAGTAATAAATGAAGtgattttaattaattgaataaaCAACGTTTTCTTTCTATTCTTAACTTTTCAAACCGTACGGACATTGCAATCAATTACGTTGTCTTCCTTAAAATCTATACAGATATAGAAAGTCAAGCTACGAAGCATAAGCTACCAAGATATCCATGTATATATAGTAGCAAAGCCAtcatatatatcaaaatatgaaataatGCATGTAAAGCATCGATCTAGAAAAGATGGATGGAGAGACTCTCGTTCTCGTACCAATTGATAAACGAATTAAGTGGCCTCTAATCCGTAAGTAGTCGAATGTACGTTTTGCAACCTTACTTCGATCTCGATCTATTTATAATAGCCCTGTGGGCCTGTGGCCACCTAACCCGACGTCAAATCATGCATATGCGTTTGCAATGAGTAGCAATAGGAAAATTTATTTGTCAAAAGCCAAAGCCAAAAGGTGcatgtaattttgtatttttgcaaAGAGTAGCATTATTAGCAAGTGACCGTACAATTAATGTAGTCGGCGGGCTTCTAGAATTTAGAAACCCATCAGCATCGATCTTTAACCATTCGCACAACAATCGGACTTACGGACAGATTGTAAAGCAGtagacctttttctttttattttccaattaaGCACTTAacgttaaagtattaattattaaattaatatactaAATTCACGCTGTCGATCTGCTATCAATCATACAAGCATATTTTCTAATGtacaaggaaaataaaatacaaaaactaaattCGATCACGCTGACGTACATGACTTACAAGTGACAAAATAATGAAGCGCACGTGtggttggatatatatatatatataaaaccaaacCAAAGGATCGGGTCTTTGTGATCAACTCCAAAAAGTTGAACATGCACGTCCATTACAAGTTACTAGTACTACAACCATGATTAATGGCTTTTTGGTCGGTTCTTTTGTGGGACTTGAGAGCATctttaatgatttctttaaattttagctcaatttttttttttttttttttatttatttattatttttaaaagggttCTTACGTGCGTTAAACtctctttatatttttctacttcaactaaatattaatattttattgattttaagcaACAACTCTTAACAAATATATGAGGAGAGATTCCGACAAGAGTCAAAACTAGAGAATTTATAGAGAGCTTCTTAGAATgaagttttttgaatttttcaccaaattttagtaaaaaatttaaaatgaaaagctCACTACAAATGTTGTGAGTTCATAAAATCACTTGGGTATATTGACTGGCTCTATGAGACTATGACTTTCTTTTGAAACACCTGTGGACACCATATATTGACTTTGGTGGAATTcgatctctttctttcttccggTCGTAGCCTATgacaaaagaataaatcaagTGCTTTTCAATACCAaacactttctttctttataatttttcgaTTTTTGCAATTACGCCATTAAAGCCATATATATTTGACTATCTAATGTTTAGTTGTGTAACAAGTGCTGTCGACACATGTTCGGCAGAATAGGACAAAGAACtttacacccaaaaaaaatataaaaaaaataaaaaaagaagaagaagaaaagaagtagCAATGTGGAAGATCTAACTGATACTTCACGTGTGCAGCGCACAGACCTAATtacatattactttttaaagttttttaattattgttttcataaaaaataataataataataataataataatattttattaatgtaCGTAGTGTGCTAGAGGCTATGTTTGGCAACGCCATGAACGtgattgtactttttttttattttattttttcacttttcaataacaatcctcattaaaacattttaactttttctattttttatattacattaataatttttttgttactattcaaacaaaaaaaattcactacaatacaaaattttttcacttttttatataaattcgttttactttatatcacacctatcactttttactaattcaaaATTAATAACTTCCTACTCTGATCTGTTCCTTTACTTGCCAAAAAAGGCCAAAGATGTTAGTGTGAAAGTCAATGCTGCAAATAATTTACTTTAAAGTACCGGTTAAAATTGCtctgatcatatatatatatatatatatatatatataataggggaATCAGTAAGAGGGGAGCCTATAATCGTGACAAGTGGCTTCTCATACAATTGACAAGTGTTcttatttttgtgtaaaaacaattttttactctagaaaaaaattgtatcctatttacttttttttttttttttttttgtaaaaacagATTTATCCCTACAAAATAATTGTCATTTGTACGTGATATTTTCTCCTCCTCTCATGTGGCATTCTTTAGTGAAACGTTGAAGTCAGTTTTTAGCAAAGAACAAAATAACTGTTTGTAGACTTCCTTTTGTAATTTTGCATATGTATATTGAAAAATAACCTAAACACCGGCCACTCAAGAATTTTGTTTGACTCATAGCCGATGCCACCATTTTGGGACGAAAGGAATCCCTCTCAAACTCCACTAAAAACTAAAgtattgtattattattaatacAATACCTAatcttatttcaattttaagatgatgcattggattcaaaaaaaaaaaaatagaaataaacaaaaaattaagatgaTGCATGAAACAATGAATCGCCAATTGATCTGCAACTCTCATAAATATATAGTGGTTTTTGTTTGTGCCGAACAATAGCAAAAATTGTGGTACCTATACACTCATATGTGatgttttttgtttgctttcgtTCGCATTGCCTTGGATTATGTATCCAACAGGCAATGCCCACAATATAATCCTATCTCCAAAATCTTatgaattttattgaaatagaggaaagtatacaaaaagacatttttttctattgtattagtatttttttttttcattttcaatttgtttttattaactGTGGTTCTGTTCCTCTGTTTCTGTTAACCACCACAGATCATGAGATACCATCTAAGGATACCGATAATCAAGCATGCACCAACACCATCGCAGATCTTGGAAAACCTTCCATGCATGGAGAGACATCGTCAATCAAGCACCAATCATGCAACCGAACCATATTGAGCAAGATCTCATGACTGGCATACAAACACACAAGGAAAGAATATGCAGACATCAATCATGCAATGAAGGCAATTCATATTGAAGATATTTGGTCGATCATCTAGATTAGGAAACCTTTCAATTATTGATATTTTCCATGTAAACCTACTGTGTATATAAAGACATGTATACGGCTATGTAAATCATCGAGTAATTCAATCACATTGTGCAACATTCTTTCAtggcactacaagaaattcgTTCATTAGCGTCGACCCTTAGTGGACGCTAAAAGTCCAAAAGTAGACGCTAATactcattagcgtcgacttttggaCGCTAATAAGTCGACGTTGAAAGAGCGACCCTGATGCTCATTTGCCGATCATCAGTGTTGACATAAGGGTCGACGCTGATGATCgtttattagcgtcgacaaatGTCGACACTAATGGTATTTTTAGTCGACGCTAAAACTTATACCACATTTATCAGAAGTCAACGCTGATAATAGACTATTAGCGTCAACAACTATGTCAACGCTCATAGTCTATCATCAGCGTCGACCATTGTGGACGCtaataacctaaaaaaaaatatttttaataccCCATTAGCGTCGACAAAGTATATGCTAATaacctaaatttaaaaaaaaaaaaaaaattaaattgccTATTAGGGTCGACTCAGTCGACActaataacataaaaaatttaaataaataaataacccatTAGTGTCGACTTAGTCGACGCTAATgctctataaaataaaataaaaaaatatttttttaagaggctattagcgtcgacatggTCAACGCTaatactctaattttttttttttatatatatatatatatatatatatatatatatatatatatatatatatatatatatatatatatatatatattaagaggcCATTAGCGTTGAAATAGTAGGCCCATTAGCGTTGAAATAGTAGGCATAAACTAATATAGccaaatactttaacaaatagTAGGCACTCATCTTTCTAACATAGCATTACTTCATAAGCatggaaaacaacaaaatgattcgtcataaaaataaagacgATCAACTTAGAAATGAATAAGAAATGCCAAAGGATCTTGTACATATGGAGGTAGCTTAATGGGATAGACAAGAAACAGAGCATCGGCTACTAAGCTTCATCGAACCTGCAGTTTATGACATTCAAATCCTCTATCTGCCCCAGGGACATATGATCATGCAAATTTTGTGATGGAATTAAATGATAGGATCATACTTACTTTGTAATGGAGGTCACATCTCGAACCCAATAACAAATTGTAGAGTTATTTggacaaaattaaatttatataatttttcctttccaattggctacactacaaaaaaaatcgaaaatcgCCACATGCAGTTCGCCGCGTGTACAGTaactgtacacgtggcaaacagtTCGCCGCGTGTAATTAGCCGCGTAGATACACGCGGTGGACCTGGGCAATGCTAATTGCACATTTGgcagcgtgtattttaatacacgcggccaatttgccacgtgtatattaatacacgcggccagatgttggccgcagtatattttatatatataaatatatatatataaattctatttagtaatttctttttatttaaaatatatttatatattttatataaatattattttatatatatatatatatatatatatatatatatatatatatatatatatatatatatatatatatatatatatatatatatatatatatatattttaattctgttttttaatttctttttatttaaaatatatatatatatatatatatatatatttattttttactaaaattctccaaatttattttatccaaaaatatcacaaaatcaaattgcacaaattaatcaaaacaacgttttttaaaaattcgaataccatgtactaataaatatattcattactatatataactactttcacaacaatatcaacaaatttgagattcttaatttaataaagttattcggtactaaaaaaaaaaaaaatacacaaaatatctacaaatctggaggacgtctctgcggatcacgaggtgcagtcccgggcgtgagctcgccaactgtcgattgtcccgcaagagatggtgtaacgggcgaaggagtcccgagaggggattgttgggtcagcaattgtccagaaggcgacaacggaccaaccgttgtcgcattacctgcaagtactaaaaataattaacctacataatattatatgcaaatttaaacaagtaatgagaacaaattaaaaataaacctaagtgtatacataatatgaaccatacctgcaggcgcactactaacagatgacgtactaccgacgtgtgcaggtgaagactgctgagcaccagggcatacgaacgataatcctgtagaggacatgaaggcctcaaaatgtcgcatgcgctgctccatatcATCAATCTGtcgtatgcgctgctccatgctgtcagcccgctctctctcggcccgcactatgccctccaactcCGCAATTTTGtgagcagcccaatcctgagaagtgccctcggccggtcccccccgtgtgcgacccctatacgagaaacaagtcccgcgaacaggaataacgttcggcccaacctgccgaaccctacccgcatactcgggtcgcccaaccgcttgctcgtacgcgtcgccaggtgcccaacgcaccgtatctgatgagacggggtccgaggcagcaggatcagtggacaaactctgtgtcatccgctcctgtacgtcgtcaacatacaaaacaatggtaattaataaatactttatcacacgcataactaataataatcgataacctataacagtagcatacgcataggtcccgtgtccgctcgttcaggaaagtgccgtctttccttgtgtgcgtcttcacaaacgactcggcgcgag
Coding sequences within:
- the LOC133870285 gene encoding uncharacterized protein LOC133870285, whose amino-acid sequence is MEQRIRQIDDMEQRMRHFEAFMSSTGLSFVCPGAQQSSPAHVGSTSSVSSAPAGNATTVGPLSPSGQLLTQQSPLGTPSPVTPSLAGQSTVGELTPGTAPRDPQRRPPDL